From Paracoccus aminovorans, one genomic window encodes:
- the tpa gene encoding hypotaurine--pyruvate aminotransferase Tpa → MTLDLNPNDMSQVVAADRNHVWHHLSQHKQYESIDPRVFVEGKGMRLWDATGREFLDAVSGGVWTVNVGYGRESIADAIRDQLVKLNYYAGAAGTVPGAIFAQKLIEKMPGMSRVYYSNSGSEANEKVYKMVRQIAARHHGGKKWKILYRDRDYHGTTIATLATSGQDQRAIAYGPFPDGFVRVPHCLEYRKQWDVENYGERAADAIEEVILREGPDTVGCLVLEPVTAGGGVITPPEGYWQRVQEICRKYDILLHIDEVVCGLGRTGAWFGYQHYGVEPDFVTMAKGVASGYAAISCTVTTERVFEMFKDAPEDGMSFFRDISTFGGCTSGPVAAIENMRIIEDEKLLENTVAMGNRMLDNLTTLMDKHAVIGDVRGKGLFCGAELVSDRAGKEPMDEKKVQAVVAECLAQGVIIGATNRSLPGFNNTLCLSPALIATADDIDGITDSIDRALTKVFG, encoded by the coding sequence ATGACGCTCGATCTGAACCCCAACGACATGTCGCAGGTGGTCGCCGCCGACCGCAACCATGTCTGGCACCACCTCAGCCAGCACAAGCAATACGAAAGCATCGACCCGCGCGTCTTCGTCGAGGGCAAGGGAATGCGGCTTTGGGACGCCACCGGGCGCGAGTTCCTAGACGCGGTCTCGGGCGGGGTCTGGACGGTGAACGTGGGCTATGGCCGCGAAAGCATCGCCGATGCGATCCGCGACCAGTTGGTCAAGCTGAACTATTACGCCGGTGCGGCCGGCACCGTGCCGGGCGCGATCTTCGCCCAGAAGCTGATCGAGAAGATGCCGGGCATGAGCCGGGTCTATTACTCGAACTCGGGCTCCGAGGCGAACGAGAAGGTCTACAAGATGGTGCGCCAGATCGCGGCCCGCCATCACGGCGGCAAGAAGTGGAAGATCCTGTATCGCGACCGCGACTATCACGGCACCACCATCGCCACGCTGGCGACCTCGGGCCAGGACCAGCGCGCCATCGCCTACGGCCCCTTCCCCGACGGTTTCGTGCGGGTGCCACATTGTCTGGAATACCGCAAGCAGTGGGACGTCGAGAATTACGGCGAGCGCGCCGCCGACGCCATCGAGGAGGTGATCCTGCGCGAGGGCCCCGACACCGTCGGCTGCCTGGTGCTGGAGCCGGTGACCGCCGGCGGCGGCGTCATCACCCCGCCCGAGGGCTATTGGCAGCGCGTGCAGGAGATCTGCCGCAAATACGACATCCTCTTGCATATCGACGAGGTGGTCTGCGGGCTCGGCCGCACCGGCGCCTGGTTCGGCTATCAGCATTACGGCGTCGAGCCGGATTTCGTCACCATGGCCAAGGGCGTCGCCTCGGGCTATGCGGCGATTTCCTGCACCGTAACCACCGAGCGCGTCTTCGAGATGTTCAAGGACGCGCCCGAGGACGGCATGAGCTTCTTCCGCGACATCTCGACCTTCGGCGGCTGCACCTCGGGGCCGGTGGCGGCGATCGAGAACATGCGCATCATCGAGGACGAGAAGCTTCTGGAAAACACCGTTGCCATGGGCAACCGGATGCTGGACAACCTGACCACGCTGATGGACAAGCATGCCGTCATCGGCGACGTGCGCGGCAAGGGGCTGTTCTGCGGCGCCGAGCTGGTCTCGGACCGCGCCGGCAAGGAGCCGATGGACGAGAAGAAGGTGCAGGCCGTGGTCGCCGAATGCCTGGCGCAGGGCGTCATCATCGGCGCCACCAACCGCTCGCTGCCCGGTTTCAACAACACGCTCTGCCTGTCGCCGGCGCTGATCGCCACCGCGGACGACATCGACGGCATCACCGACAGCATCGACCGGGCGCTGACCAAGGTCTTCGGCTGA
- a CDS encoding enoyl-ACP reductase FabI: MGDLMKGKRGLVMGVANDRSIAWGIAKALADQGAELAFSYQGEAFCKRVEPLAQSLGSDFLMDVDVLNDESLDAAFAQIGERWGGLDFLVHAVAFSDKNELTGRFINTTRDNFKNSLTISCYSLIDLARRAQPLMTNGGSIITLTYAGSNRVTPFYNVMGVAKAALESSVRYLANDLGPDGIRVNAISPGPMKTLAGAAIGGARKTYRHTEANAPLRANATLEAIGGTAVWLCSEWGACTTGEIVLVDGGYHVLGMPQSENL, encoded by the coding sequence ATGGGCGATTTGATGAAGGGAAAGCGCGGCCTGGTGATGGGGGTCGCGAATGACCGCTCGATCGCCTGGGGCATCGCCAAGGCGCTGGCCGACCAGGGTGCCGAGCTGGCCTTTTCCTACCAGGGCGAGGCCTTCTGCAAGCGGGTCGAGCCGCTGGCGCAGTCGCTGGGCTCGGATTTCCTGATGGATGTCGACGTGCTGAACGACGAATCGCTGGACGCGGCCTTTGCCCAGATCGGAGAGCGCTGGGGCGGGCTGGATTTCCTGGTCCATGCCGTGGCCTTTTCCGACAAGAACGAGCTGACCGGGCGGTTCATCAACACCACACGCGACAACTTTAAGAATTCCTTGACGATTTCCTGCTATTCGCTGATCGACCTGGCCCGGCGGGCCCAGCCCCTGATGACGAATGGCGGCTCGATCATCACGCTGACCTATGCCGGCTCGAACCGGGTCACGCCGTTTTACAATGTCATGGGGGTGGCCAAGGCCGCATTGGAATCGTCCGTCCGCTATCTTGCCAACGACCTCGGCCCCGACGGGATCCGCGTCAACGCGATCAGCCCGGGACCGATGAAGACCCTGGCCGGCGCGGCCATCGGCGGCGCCCGCAAGACCTATCGCCATACCGAGGCGAATGCGCCCCTGCGCGCCAATGCCACGCTGGAGGCCATCGGCGGCACGGCGGTCTGGCTGTGCTCGGAATGGGGGGCCTGCACCACCGGCGAGATCGTTCTGGTCGACGGCGGCTATCACGTCCTCGGGATGCCGCAGTCGGAAAACCTGTGA
- the fabA gene encoding bifunctional 3-hydroxydecanoyl-ACP dehydratase/trans-2-decenoyl-ACP isomerase, with protein sequence MTMTKTSFDKNDLLACARGELFGPGNAQLPEPPMLMMDRITDISADGGSHGKGHVTAEFDITPDLWFFACHFPGNPIMPGCLGLDGLWQLTGFNLGWRGWQGRGYALGVGEVKLTGMVRPDRKLLRYHVDFTKAVQTRRLTMGVADGRVEADGETIYEVKDMKVALSAA encoded by the coding sequence ATGACGATGACGAAGACCAGCTTTGACAAGAACGATCTGCTGGCCTGCGCCCGTGGCGAGTTGTTCGGCCCCGGCAATGCCCAATTGCCCGAGCCGCCCATGCTGATGATGGACCGCATCACCGACATCTCGGCCGACGGCGGATCGCATGGCAAGGGCCATGTCACCGCCGAATTCGACATCACCCCCGACCTCTGGTTCTTCGCCTGCCACTTCCCCGGCAACCCGATCATGCCCGGCTGCCTCGGCCTCGACGGGCTGTGGCAGCTGACCGGCTTCAACCTGGGCTGGCGGGGCTGGCAGGGGCGCGGCTACGCGCTCGGCGTGGGCGAGGTCAAGCTGACCGGCATGGTCCGCCCCGACCGCAAGCTGCTGCGCTATCACGTCGATTTCACCAAGGCGGTCCAGACCCGCCGGCTGACCATGGGCGTCGCCGACGGCCGGGTCGAGGCCGACGGCGAAACCATCTACGAGGTCAAGGACATGAAGGTGGCCCTGTCGGCCGCCTGA
- the ssb gene encoding single-stranded DNA-binding protein codes for MAGSVNKVILVGNLGQDPEVRTFPSGGKVANLRIATSETWKDRNTGERKERTEWHTVAIYSEPLVRVAEQFLRKGSKVYVEGQLETRKWQDQSGNDRYATEVALRPFRSELHMLDGRGGGGGGRSDDSYGGGGYGGGSSGGGYGGGSGGNAGGGGQSSQGRPDFDDDIPF; via the coding sequence ATGGCAGGCAGCGTGAACAAGGTCATCCTGGTCGGCAATCTGGGCCAAGACCCGGAGGTCCGCACCTTCCCCAGCGGCGGCAAGGTCGCCAACCTGCGCATCGCCACGTCCGAGACGTGGAAGGACCGCAACACCGGCGAGCGCAAGGAACGGACCGAGTGGCACACCGTCGCCATCTATTCCGAGCCGCTGGTCCGCGTCGCCGAGCAATTCCTGCGCAAGGGCTCCAAGGTCTATGTCGAGGGCCAGCTGGAAACCCGCAAATGGCAGGACCAGAGCGGCAACGACCGTTATGCGACCGAGGTCGCCCTGCGTCCCTTCCGCAGCGAATTGCACATGCTCGACGGCCGCGGCGGCGGGGGCGGCGGGCGCAGCGATGACAGCTATGGCGGCGGCGGTTACGGCGGCGGCTCGTCGGGCGGCGGCTATGGCGGCGGCTCCGGCGGAAACGCGGGCGGCGGCGGGCAATCCTCGCAGGGCCGGCCCGATTTCGACGACGACATCCCCTTCTGA
- the hemB gene encoding porphobilinogen synthase, producing MSPTPIVAPFPMTRLRRLRRTPALRALTTEVNLTAANLIWPIFVTEIEGGAGEIASMPGVERLTLDGAKRAAETAMRLGIPAVCIFPHSDPGLKTETCERAWDPDNIGNRAIRAIKQVAPELAVMTDIALDPYNANGHDGLVRDGVILNDETIEALGRMALIQAEAGADILGPSDMMDGRIGALRGLLEDHGHKDVAILSYAAKYASGFYGPFRDAVGASGRLVGDKKTYQINPANRDEAMRCVARDLAEGADMVMVKPGMPYLDICRMVRDQFAAPTFAYQVSGEYAMLEGAIRNGWLSRDVVIESLLAFRRAGCDGILTYYAPQVAERLA from the coding sequence ATGTCCCCGACCCCGATCGTCGCCCCCTTCCCGATGACCCGCCTGCGCCGCTTGCGCCGCACCCCGGCGCTACGCGCGCTGACGACCGAGGTGAACCTGACCGCCGCCAACCTGATCTGGCCGATCTTCGTCACCGAGATCGAGGGCGGCGCCGGCGAGATCGCCTCGATGCCCGGGGTCGAGCGACTGACGCTGGACGGCGCCAAGCGCGCGGCGGAAACCGCGATGCGGCTGGGCATCCCGGCCGTCTGCATCTTTCCGCATTCCGACCCGGGACTTAAGACGGAAACTTGCGAGCGCGCCTGGGACCCCGACAATATCGGCAACCGCGCCATCCGCGCCATCAAGCAGGTCGCGCCGGAACTGGCGGTGATGACCGACATCGCGCTGGATCCCTACAACGCCAACGGCCACGACGGGCTGGTCCGGGACGGCGTGATCCTGAACGACGAAACCATCGAGGCGCTCGGCCGCATGGCGCTGATCCAGGCCGAGGCCGGGGCGGATATTCTGGGTCCCTCGGACATGATGGACGGGCGCATCGGCGCGCTGCGCGGGCTGCTGGAGGATCACGGCCACAAGGACGTGGCGATCCTGTCCTACGCGGCGAAATACGCCAGCGGCTTCTATGGCCCGTTCCGGGACGCGGTCGGCGCCTCGGGGCGGCTGGTCGGCGACAAGAAAACCTATCAGATCAACCCGGCCAACCGCGACGAGGCGATGCGCTGCGTCGCCCGCGACCTGGCCGAGGGCGCCGACATGGTCATGGTCAAGCCCGGCATGCCCTATCTGGACATCTGCCGCATGGTCCGCGACCAGTTCGCGGCGCCGACCTTTGCCTATCAGGTCAGCGGCGAATACGCGATGCTGGAGGGCGCGATCCGCAACGGCTGGCTGTCGCGCGACGTGGTCATCGAAAGCCTGCTGGCCTTCCGCCGCGCCGGCTGCGACGGCATCCTGACCTATTACGCGCCGCAGGTGGCCGAAAGGCTGGCCTAG
- a CDS encoding lipid-binding SYLF domain-containing protein, which yields MIDFNMVSRRLVLLGGAALALAGCSNAVGQDAPSRLDARVDATRNFLLQTYPATAPMVQNAKGVLYMPLMTEAGFGVGGAYGQGALRINNVTVDYYSATQASVGFQIGAQQYAHVLIFQTDAALADFRKASGWVAEAGAYYALPAGGVSMGTDTITSQQPVVAMVFGQSGLMAGASIAGTKYTRIIPSTF from the coding sequence ATGATCGATTTCAATATGGTTAGCAGGCGCCTTGTGCTTCTGGGCGGGGCGGCGCTGGCTTTGGCCGGCTGCTCTAACGCGGTCGGGCAGGATGCGCCTTCGCGGCTGGACGCGCGGGTGGACGCGACGCGCAACTTCCTGCTGCAGACCTATCCCGCCACCGCGCCGATGGTGCAGAACGCCAAGGGCGTGCTCTACATGCCGCTGATGACCGAGGCCGGTTTCGGCGTCGGCGGCGCCTATGGCCAGGGTGCGCTGCGCATCAACAACGTGACGGTGGATTATTATTCCGCCACCCAGGCCAGCGTCGGCTTCCAGATCGGCGCCCAGCAATATGCCCATGTGCTGATCTTCCAGACCGACGCGGCGCTGGCCGATTTCCGCAAGGCCTCCGGCTGGGTGGCCGAGGCGGGGGCCTATTACGCCCTGCCCGCCGGCGGCGTCTCGATGGGGACCGACACCATCACCTCCCAGCAGCCGGTCGTGGCCATGGTCTTCGGCCAGTCCGGGCTGATGGCGGGCGCCTCGATCGCCGGGACGAAATACACCCGGATCATCCCCTCGACCTTCTGA
- a CDS encoding lytic transglycosylase domain-containing protein has protein sequence MLSRERAMLRGLGRAVLALTISAGLAAPASADGLRLQVKSGKSRLAQFERQTRLMDSRLSGQYQQSARLRPGGTSTKSVVELDIPTAIPAYRGNRRSQYLPHAKAMARKHGVPEDLFLRLVQQESGWNPSARSHKGARGLAQLMPGTAAKLGVDPGDPIQNLEGGARYLRMMYNTFGSWRLALAAYNAGPAAVAKYGGVPPYRETRNYVRVIHGS, from the coding sequence ATGCTTTCACGCGAACGGGCGATGTTGCGCGGGCTGGGCCGGGCGGTTCTGGCGCTGACGATTTCGGCCGGGCTGGCGGCGCCTGCCTCGGCCGACGGGCTGCGGCTGCAGGTGAAAAGCGGCAAGTCGCGGCTTGCCCAGTTCGAGCGGCAGACCCGGCTGATGGATTCGCGCCTGTCGGGCCAATACCAGCAATCGGCGCGGCTGCGTCCCGGCGGCACCTCGACGAAAAGCGTGGTCGAGCTGGACATCCCCACCGCGATTCCCGCTTATCGCGGCAACCGCCGCAGCCAGTATCTGCCCCATGCCAAGGCCATGGCGCGCAAGCATGGCGTGCCCGAGGACCTTTTCCTGCGCCTCGTGCAGCAGGAATCGGGCTGGAATCCCTCGGCGCGCTCGCACAAGGGGGCTCGCGGGCTGGCGCAGCTGATGCCCGGGACGGCGGCCAAGCTGGGCGTCGATCCGGGCGATCCGATCCAGAATCTGGAAGGCGGGGCGCGCTACCTGCGCATGATGTACAACACCTTCGGCAGCTGGCGGCTGGCGCTGGCGGCCTATAACGCCGGTCCTGCGGCGGTGGCGAAATACGGCGGCGTGCCGCCCTATCGCGAGACCAGGAACTACGTCCGTGTCATCCACGGCAGTTGA
- the fabB gene encoding beta-ketoacyl-ACP synthase I, whose amino-acid sequence MRRVVITGLGIVSPIGNNAAEVTDSLRAGRSGIVFAPEYAEYGFRSQVHGMPQIVLEDHVDKRNLRFMGPGAAYNFIAMEQAIADAGLAAEDVSNERTGLVMGSGGPSTSNLFDAHRIVIEKGAPKRMGPFMVTRCMSSTNSACLATPFKIKGVNYSITSACSTSAHCVGNGTEMIQMGKQDIVFAGGGEELDWTLSCLFDAMGAMSSKYNDTPQTASRPFDATRDGFVIAGGAGVVVLEELGHALARGAKIYAEVTGYGATSDGYDMVAPSGEGGERAMRLALSTLPEDRRVSYVNAHGTSTPVGDVGEIKALRRVFGEGAVPPVSSTKSLTGHSLGATGVHEAIYSLLMMQNGFIAASANITELDPEIRPEEVARTRVDDVDFDTVLSNSFGFGGTNATLVLSKYRE is encoded by the coding sequence ATGCGCCGTGTCGTCATCACCGGGCTGGGCATCGTCTCTCCCATCGGCAACAATGCCGCCGAAGTCACCGACAGCCTGCGCGCGGGCCGCTCGGGGATCGTCTTCGCCCCCGAATACGCCGAATACGGGTTCCGCAGCCAGGTCCACGGCATGCCGCAGATCGTGCTCGAGGACCATGTCGACAAGCGCAACCTGCGCTTCATGGGACCCGGCGCGGCCTATAACTTCATCGCCATGGAACAGGCCATCGCCGATGCCGGCCTTGCCGCCGAGGATGTCTCGAACGAGCGCACCGGCCTGGTCATGGGCTCGGGCGGTCCCTCGACCTCGAACCTGTTCGACGCGCATCGCATCGTCATCGAGAAGGGGGCACCCAAGCGCATGGGCCCGTTCATGGTCACGCGCTGCATGTCCTCGACCAATTCGGCCTGCCTGGCCACGCCCTTCAAGATCAAGGGCGTGAACTATTCCATCACCTCGGCCTGCTCGACCTCGGCTCATTGCGTCGGCAACGGCACCGAGATGATCCAGATGGGCAAGCAGGACATCGTCTTCGCCGGCGGCGGCGAGGAACTGGACTGGACGCTCAGCTGCCTCTTCGACGCCATGGGCGCGATGTCGTCGAAATACAACGACACGCCGCAGACCGCCTCGCGCCCCTTCGACGCCACCCGCGACGGCTTCGTCATCGCCGGCGGTGCCGGGGTCGTGGTGCTGGAGGAGCTGGGCCACGCGCTGGCCCGCGGGGCCAAGATCTATGCCGAGGTCACCGGTTACGGCGCGACCAGCGACGGCTATGACATGGTCGCCCCTTCCGGCGAGGGCGGCGAACGCGCGATGCGGCTGGCGCTGTCCACCCTGCCCGAGGATCGCCGCGTCAGCTATGTGAACGCTCATGGCACCTCGACCCCGGTCGGCGACGTGGGCGAGATCAAGGCGCTGCGCCGGGTCTTCGGCGAGGGCGCGGTGCCGCCGGTGTCCTCGACCAAGTCGCTGACCGGCCATTCGCTGGGCGCGACCGGCGTGCATGAGGCGATCTATTCGCTCTTGATGATGCAGAACGGCTTCATCGCCGCCTCGGCCAACATCACCGAGCTGGACCCCGAGATCCGGCCCGAGGAAGTGGCCCGGACGCGCGTTGACGATGTGGATTTCGATACGGTCCTTTCCAACAGTTTCGGCTTCGGCGGCACCAATGCGACCCTGGTCCTGTCGAAATACCGCGAATAA
- the mfd gene encoding transcription-repair coupling factor: protein MSAHPEHLILSGAPEGMDAALIARELSRGQPVIHIARDDRRMAAMRAALGFFAPQAVVLEFPAWDTTPYDRVSPAGGVMAARVAVLTALAHGALKGPFILLTTLSAAMQRVPPRAALRGASFSATVGNRMDESALRAYLARMGFSQSPTVTEPGDFAVRGGIIDIYPPGDSGPIRLDMFGDVLEGARRFDVESQRSTEKLDHVELAPMSEVILDEAAITRFRQNYRAEYGAASNDPLYEGISAGRKMAGMEHWLPWFHAGLESLFDYLPGAAVVADDHLDQVRDARAHTIAEQFEARREALARKGGTDTVYRPVPPSEMFPDEAEWKRWLAAHRLLRLSVLPQPPGPGVLDAGGRVGRNFAPERQAEKGNLFKALSEHIRKLQATHRVVVASFSEGARERLAGLIADEGVEGAKPIADLRDLPGTPGALGLAVWPLEEGFTSEGAATGPLAVISEQDVLGDRLIRGAKRKRKAENFLRDTTTLTPGDLVVHVEHGIGRYTGLETVMALKVPHDCVAIEYAGGDRLYLPVENIELLSRYGHEEGLLDKLGGGAWQARKARLKERIKLIADKLMRVAAERLLRPAPVLEPEHHEVESFAARFPYTETEDQAAAISDVAEDLAAGRPMDRLVVGDVGFGKTEVAMRAAFIAASQGRQVAVVAPTTLLARQHFRTFAERFRGTAINVRPLSRFVSAKDAAETRKGLAEGTVDIVVGTHAVLAKQVRFKNLGLLIVDEEQHFGVGHKERLKELRSDIHVLTLTATPIPRTLQLSLTGVRDLSIIGTPPVDRLSIRTYVSEFDSVTIREALLREKYRGGQSFFVVPRLSDLPEIEEWLREHVPEVSTIVAHGQLAAGDLDSRMNAFYDRGADVLLATTIVESGLDIPTANTMVVWRADMFGLAQLYQIRGRVGRSKTRAYCYLTTKPRVPLTPQAMRRLKFLGAIDSLGAGFNLASQDLDLRGAGNLLGEEQSGHIKEVGFELYQQMLEETIAKLKSGEIEGTPEDEWAPQLNLGVPVTIPESYVPDLDVRLGLYRRLAELTTKVELEGFAAELIDRFGPLPREVNTLLLVIRIKAMAKRANISKLDAGPKGATIQFHGDKFPNPAGLVEFIHDQRGQAKVSDNKIVVLRDWPGDADRIKGAFAIAKELAAKIREGRAKG from the coding sequence ATGTCAGCGCATCCCGAACACCTGATCCTTTCCGGCGCGCCCGAGGGCATGGACGCCGCCCTGATCGCGCGCGAACTGTCGCGCGGCCAGCCCGTCATCCACATCGCCCGCGACGACCGCCGCATGGCGGCGATGCGCGCCGCGCTGGGGTTTTTCGCTCCGCAAGCCGTGGTGCTGGAATTCCCGGCCTGGGACACTACGCCTTACGACCGCGTGTCGCCCGCCGGCGGGGTGATGGCCGCGCGCGTGGCGGTGCTGACGGCCTTGGCGCATGGTGCGCTGAAGGGGCCTTTCATCCTGCTGACCACGCTTTCGGCCGCGATGCAGCGGGTGCCGCCGCGCGCGGCGCTGCGCGGGGCCAGCTTCTCGGCCACCGTGGGCAACCGCATGGACGAGAGTGCCTTGCGCGCCTATCTGGCCCGCATGGGCTTTTCGCAATCGCCCACCGTGACCGAGCCCGGCGATTTCGCCGTGCGCGGCGGCATCATCGACATCTATCCGCCGGGCGATTCGGGACCGATCCGGCTGGACATGTTCGGCGACGTGCTGGAAGGCGCGCGGCGTTTCGACGTGGAATCACAGCGTTCCACAGAAAAGCTCGATCATGTCGAGCTGGCGCCGATGTCCGAGGTGATCCTGGACGAAGCCGCGATCACCCGGTTCCGCCAGAACTACCGCGCTGAATATGGCGCCGCGTCGAACGACCCGCTTTATGAAGGCATCAGCGCCGGGCGCAAGATGGCCGGGATGGAGCATTGGCTGCCCTGGTTCCACGCCGGGCTGGAGAGCCTCTTCGATTATCTGCCCGGGGCCGCGGTGGTGGCGGACGACCACCTGGACCAAGTCCGCGACGCGCGCGCACATACCATCGCCGAGCAATTCGAGGCCCGGCGCGAGGCGCTGGCCCGCAAGGGGGGCACCGATACAGTCTATCGTCCGGTGCCGCCCTCGGAAATGTTCCCCGACGAGGCCGAGTGGAAGCGCTGGCTTGCCGCGCATCGCCTGCTGCGGCTCTCGGTGCTGCCGCAGCCGCCCGGGCCGGGCGTGCTGGATGCGGGCGGCCGGGTCGGGCGCAATTTCGCACCCGAGCGGCAGGCCGAAAAGGGAAACCTGTTCAAAGCTCTGTCGGAGCATATTCGAAAACTTCAAGCCACGCATCGCGTCGTGGTCGCGAGCTTCTCCGAAGGTGCCCGCGAACGCCTGGCCGGGCTGATCGCCGACGAGGGGGTTGAGGGCGCAAAGCCCATCGCCGATCTGCGCGACCTGCCCGGCACGCCCGGCGCGCTGGGGCTGGCGGTCTGGCCGCTGGAGGAAGGGTTCACCTCGGAGGGTGCGGCGACCGGGCCGCTGGCGGTGATCTCGGAACAGGACGTGCTGGGCGACCGGCTGATCCGCGGCGCGAAGCGCAAGCGCAAGGCCGAGAATTTCCTGCGCGACACCACAACGCTGACCCCCGGCGACCTGGTGGTGCATGTCGAGCATGGCATCGGCCGCTATACCGGGCTCGAGACCGTGATGGCGCTGAAGGTGCCGCATGACTGCGTCGCCATCGAATATGCCGGCGGCGACCGGCTGTATCTGCCGGTCGAGAACATCGAGCTGCTCAGCCGCTATGGCCATGAGGAAGGCCTCTTGGACAAGCTGGGCGGCGGGGCCTGGCAGGCGCGGAAAGCGCGGCTGAAAGAGCGCATCAAGCTGATTGCCGACAAGCTGATGCGCGTCGCGGCCGAACGCCTGTTGCGTCCCGCCCCGGTGCTGGAGCCCGAGCATCACGAGGTCGAAAGCTTCGCCGCCCGCTTCCCCTATACCGAGACCGAGGACCAGGCGGCGGCGATCTCGGATGTGGCCGAGGACCTGGCCGCCGGCCGGCCGATGGACCGGCTGGTGGTGGGCGACGTCGGCTTCGGCAAGACCGAGGTTGCCATGCGCGCGGCCTTCATCGCCGCCAGCCAGGGTCGGCAGGTCGCCGTGGTGGCGCCGACCACGCTGCTGGCGCGCCAGCATTTCCGCACCTTTGCCGAGCGCTTCCGCGGCACCGCGATCAACGTCCGGCCGCTGTCGCGCTTCGTCTCGGCCAAGGACGCGGCCGAGACCCGCAAGGGCTTGGCCGAGGGCACCGTGGACATCGTCGTCGGCACCCATGCCGTGCTGGCGAAGCAGGTGCGCTTCAAGAACCTCGGCCTGCTGATCGTCGACGAAGAGCAGCATTTCGGCGTCGGCCACAAGGAGCGGCTGAAGGAGCTGCGCAGCGACATCCATGTCCTGACCCTGACCGCGACGCCGATCCCGCGTACGCTGCAACTGTCGCTGACCGGGGTGCGGGACCTGTCGATCATCGGCACGCCGCCGGTGGACCGGCTGTCGATCCGCACCTATGTCAGCGAGTTCGACAGCGTCACCATCCGCGAGGCTCTGCTGCGCGAGAAATATCGCGGCGGGCAGAGCTTCTTTGTCGTGCCGCGCCTGTCGGACCTGCCCGAGATCGAGGAATGGCTGCGGGAACACGTCCCCGAGGTCAGCACGATTGTCGCGCATGGCCAGCTGGCGGCCGGCGATCTGGATAGCCGCATGAACGCCTTCTACGACCGCGGCGCCGATGTCCTGCTGGCGACGACCATCGTCGAATCGGGCCTGGATATTCCGACCGCGAACACCATGGTGGTCTGGCGCGCCGACATGTTCGGCCTGGCGCAGCTTTACCAGATCCGCGGCCGGGTCGGGCGGTCGAAAACGCGGGCCTATTGCTACCTGACCACCAAGCCCCGCGTGCCGCTGACCCCGCAGGCGATGCGGCGGCTGAAGTTCCTGGGCGCCATCGACAGCCTGGGTGCGGGCTTCAATCTGGCCTCGCAGGACCTGGACCTGCGCGGCGCCGGGAACCTTCTGGGCGAGGAGCAGTCCGGCCATATCAAGGAGGTCGGCTTCGAGCTTTACCAGCAGATGCTGGAGGAGACCATCGCCAAGCTGAAATCCGGCGAGATCGAGGGCACGCCCGAGGATGAATGGGCGCCGCAGCTGAACCTGGGCGTGCCGGTGACGATTCCCGAAAGCTATGTGCCCGACCTGGACGTGCGGCTGGGGCTCTATCGCCGGCTGGCCGAGCTGACCACCAAGGTCGAGCTGGAGGGCTTCGCCGCCGAGCTGATCGACCGCTTCGGCCCGCTGCCGCGCGAGGTGAATACGCTTCTGCTGGTCATCCGCATCAAGGCGATGGCGAAGCGGGCGAATATCTCGAAACTGGACGCCGGGCCCAAGGGGGCGACGATCCAGTTCCACGGCGACAAGTTCCCGAACCCGGCCGGGCTGGTCGAGTTCATCCACGACCAGCGCGGCCAGGCCAAGGTCTCCGACAACAAGATCGTGGTGCTACGCGACTGGCCGGGGGACGCCGACCGCATCAAGGGCGCCTTTGCCATCGCCAAGGAACTGGCGGCGAAGATCAGGGAAGGCAGAGCGAAGGGGTGA